A section of the Marinoscillum sp. 108 genome encodes:
- the miaA gene encoding tRNA (adenosine(37)-N6)-dimethylallyltransferase MiaA: protein MNLKKNILVSVVGPTAVGKTALAIEIAKYFNTQIVSADSRQFYREMNIGTAKPDKEELAQVKHHFINSHSIKSHYSVGMYEKEALVLLDELFQRHDVVVLVGGSGLFFKAIWDGFDEMPAVDLDLRASLNRWFEEEGLEPMLKELKEKDPEYFGLVDQQNHQRVIRALEVIRSSGETFTSFRKGKAVSNRNFVNLKFGLNMDREILFDRINKRMDLMIDAGLFEEAKALFPYKDHNALQTVGYTEIFNYLDGKYDREEAVRLLKRNSRRYAKRQLTWFRKDEEIKWYQPNESERIIRLIADSLNA, encoded by the coding sequence ATGAATTTGAAAAAAAACATACTGGTATCGGTAGTGGGGCCAACGGCGGTAGGTAAGACTGCTTTGGCCATTGAGATTGCCAAATATTTCAATACACAAATTGTGTCAGCAGATTCCAGACAGTTTTATCGAGAAATGAATATTGGTACGGCCAAACCGGATAAGGAGGAACTGGCCCAGGTAAAACATCACTTTATCAATTCACATTCTATCAAAAGCCACTACAGTGTGGGGATGTATGAGAAAGAGGCACTTGTATTATTGGATGAGTTGTTTCAACGCCACGATGTGGTAGTGTTGGTGGGCGGTTCCGGGTTGTTTTTCAAAGCCATTTGGGACGGATTTGATGAGATGCCCGCAGTGGATCTGGACCTGAGAGCGAGCCTGAACAGGTGGTTTGAGGAGGAGGGACTGGAGCCGATGCTGAAGGAATTGAAAGAGAAAGATCCTGAGTATTTCGGTCTGGTAGACCAACAGAATCATCAGCGCGTGATCCGGGCATTGGAGGTCATCCGTTCTTCGGGTGAAACCTTCACCTCTTTCAGAAAGGGCAAGGCGGTGAGCAATAGGAATTTTGTGAACCTGAAATTTGGCTTGAACATGGATCGTGAAATTCTTTTTGACCGAATCAATAAGCGCATGGATCTGATGATAGATGCGGGTCTTTTTGAGGAAGCTAAGGCCTTGTTTCCTTACAAGGATCATAATGCACTACAGACAGTGGGCTATACGGAAATATTCAATTACCTGGACGGAAAATATGATCGGGAGGAGGCTGTGCGGTTGCTGAAACGAAACAGCAGAAGGTACGCGAAGCGTCAGCTTACCTGGTTCAGAAAGGATGAGGAAATAAAATGGTATCAGCCGAACGAATCGGAACGAATCATTCGGCTGATAGCAGATTCTTTAAATGCTTAA
- a CDS encoding response regulator, producing MIKKILVAEDSSVIQNLTKKILSLQNYEISAVKDGRKVIDKLESETFDLILMDIHMPVMDGMECAREIRKMKNKNADVPIIAITGNANNYSLDDFKEAGINGYLPKPLNYDTLVETVKGYMVDGN from the coding sequence ATGATTAAGAAAATATTAGTTGCAGAGGATAGTTCTGTGATACAGAATCTCACCAAGAAGATTCTTTCCCTGCAGAATTATGAAATCAGTGCTGTAAAGGATGGCCGAAAGGTAATTGACAAACTGGAGTCCGAAACCTTCGATCTTATCCTTATGGACATACACATGCCTGTAATGGACGGTATGGAGTGTGCACGGGAAATCCGTAAAATGAAAAACAAAAATGCTGACGTGCCCATCATAGCCATCACAGGCAATGCCAATAACTATAGCCTGGATGACTTTAAAGAAGCGGGAATCAATGGTTATCTTCCAAAACCATTAAATTACGACACCCTGGTGGAAACAGTAAAAGGCTACATGGTAGATGGAAATTAA
- a CDS encoding NFACT RNA binding domain-containing protein produces the protein MFHNYFFLKRLASDLHNLLVGYELQECFSQSKDELILGFAQEAQEVYIRANLNPQICLLQITSDFKRAKKNSIDLFARLRGKKVSSVRVYPFERSFAIDFENGYYLIFKMHASRSNVLLAQNHETLKLFRNNLPGDKELIPAELKKDPKLDFERFEALMGDPKAYIPALGKEVYQSLMELGYEQKNILEKWELMTHTLNLLEGNPIRIYQNNGTPVLSLLEQNLPILLETRETIAACTRFYEEYTRSYYLHSEKHAAVRPLEDTIKKTKSYLIKTREKLEAIKERRGYEEIANILMANLHQIPKGSSSVVLHDFYADTEITIKLNPEWTPQKNAENLYRKSKNQQLEINKLEENLRIRQAQLDTLEKKVAELGEAENIKTIRNLQPTQKKREKQEEVLPYHEYNFEGYHIMVGKHAKANDELTLKVANKDDLWLHAKDVAGSHVVIRHQAGKNIPKTVLERAAQLAAWFSKRKTDSLCPVIYTPKKHVRKRKGTAPGAMVVEKEQILMVEPKNF, from the coding sequence ATGTTTCACAATTACTTTTTTCTCAAGAGACTTGCCAGTGATCTGCATAACCTCCTGGTTGGTTATGAGCTGCAGGAATGCTTCTCTCAAAGCAAAGACGAGCTCATTCTGGGCTTTGCGCAGGAAGCCCAAGAAGTATACATCAGGGCGAATCTCAATCCCCAAATTTGCCTTCTTCAGATTACCAGCGACTTCAAAAGAGCCAAAAAAAACAGCATCGATCTTTTCGCCAGGTTGAGAGGTAAAAAGGTCTCATCGGTGCGGGTCTATCCGTTTGAAAGGTCCTTTGCCATCGATTTTGAGAATGGGTACTACCTGATTTTCAAAATGCACGCCAGCCGCTCTAATGTACTACTGGCACAAAATCATGAGACCCTCAAACTCTTCAGAAACAACTTACCCGGAGACAAAGAACTGATACCAGCGGAATTAAAAAAAGACCCGAAGCTTGATTTTGAAAGGTTTGAAGCCCTCATGGGCGATCCAAAAGCCTACATTCCAGCCCTGGGAAAAGAGGTGTACCAGTCGCTAATGGAGCTTGGGTATGAGCAAAAAAACATCCTCGAAAAATGGGAGCTCATGACTCACACCCTGAATCTGCTCGAAGGCAACCCCATCAGGATTTATCAAAACAATGGAACGCCTGTTCTTTCTTTATTGGAACAGAACCTTCCGATTCTGCTGGAGACCAGAGAAACCATAGCAGCCTGCACCAGGTTCTATGAGGAGTATACCCGCTCATATTATCTCCATTCGGAAAAACACGCTGCGGTGCGCCCTTTGGAGGACACCATCAAGAAGACCAAAAGCTACCTCATCAAAACCCGTGAAAAGCTGGAAGCCATCAAAGAGAGACGTGGCTACGAGGAAATTGCCAATATTCTCATGGCCAACCTTCATCAGATTCCAAAAGGAAGCTCATCGGTCGTACTCCATGATTTTTATGCAGATACAGAGATCACCATCAAGCTCAATCCGGAATGGACACCTCAGAAAAACGCTGAAAATCTCTACCGGAAATCCAAAAATCAGCAACTGGAGATCAACAAACTGGAGGAGAACCTGAGAATTCGCCAGGCACAATTGGACACCCTGGAGAAGAAAGTGGCTGAGCTTGGCGAAGCTGAAAACATAAAGACCATACGCAATCTGCAACCCACGCAAAAGAAAAGGGAAAAGCAGGAAGAGGTACTCCCCTATCACGAATACAACTTCGAGGGGTACCACATCATGGTGGGAAAGCACGCCAAAGCCAACGATGAGCTTACCCTGAAGGTCGCCAACAAGGATGACCTGTGGCTTCATGCCAAAGATGTAGCTGGCTCACATGTAGTGATCAGACATCAGGCCGGTAAGAATATTCCCAAGACCGTACTGGAACGTGCCGCTCAACTGGCCGCCTGGTTTTCCAAGCGTAAAACGGATAGTCTTTGCCCCGTTATCTATACACCCAAAAAGCATGTAAGAAAACGCAAAGGCACAGCCCCCGGGGCTATGGTGGTAGAAAAAGAGCAAATCCTCATGGTGGAACCTAAAAATTTCTAA
- a CDS encoding PAS domain S-box protein, protein MANFIEMDLAEQDIKSLKEEVKSLQERLEKAHEDYYGLVEKTNFHLKELFDSSNDLIQIFKPNGEFRFVNEAWRNKLGYREDEIFDLKFVEVVHPDHRKQTLHNLLKITAGSRLERFETVLKTKYGKNIYVIGKLTCVFENDEPAEFRCVFFDITERFRAERAQSLYYKIANITISQNSPEDFYGKIFQELNDILKVRNFSVALKQGKTYQYAYWVNGDEEKTGVKFKKDVEKLLADYTFERGKPMIIYSDGIEKIAKQKKVKLQDKLPNIWLGVLIQLDSRPIGVLSVFSYQDQSAYNHKDLELLDFISGQITLSMERKLNTEKIQNQGARINAIFESSTHQIWSLDSELRFTSFNQNYAEAFEAYYGHEPKIGMSLKDQDPHTMSHKASDFWQKKYEHVFKGNTLNFQTSQKTLDGQKVWRDVFLNPIFLPDGSIHEISAIANDITEKKLSETALMESEEKFRNIFESFQDIYFRCNMDGIISLVSPSVKRVLGFYQEEVVGKKITDYFISKSKLSDLFKELYKDKQVQNYEGVVVTKEGNEIQFLSNVRLIKRRKNKYEIEGVARDFTRLKETNRQLREAKELAERSLQIKERFLANMSHEIRTPMNGIIGMIDLIGSTQLDKEQSEYIRTIKKSSDSLLHILNDILDLSKIEAGKMKLRLQPVRLIDTFEKVYELYSQQAHLSNNTLYYHLDDQLPEYIMADETRLTQVLSNLTSNAIKFSPKKGNINLSIRVLNRQDNCYRFKVFIKDSGIGIYQNDIEKLFQNFSQIDSSSSKNYSGTGLGLAISKELVKSMGGEIGVASTPGLGSTFWFTFEAYSISADEISEKTEESVFVKQFTDSSPRILLVDDNQINRNVAKSILLKSGCEVVEVSSGQEAIKEVKKKKFDLIFMDIQMPDMDGVQATAKIKKLKLDHRPPIVAMTAYSMEEDRVKFLKKGLDDYIAKPIKANSLIEKVKTWLHFEPKSVSSEVFNESAEELVINQNTLNHLYKYGGRELIESVLSDFDEEATAQVASVTDFAGKKEYESMRRELHTLKGNAGTLGIERLAAVAKEMEKKLKSKDYKYMNKQLGELKKCLTEFKESYANFLTT, encoded by the coding sequence TTGGCTAATTTTATAGAAATGGATCTGGCCGAACAAGACATCAAATCACTCAAGGAAGAAGTAAAATCGCTTCAAGAAAGGCTTGAAAAAGCCCATGAGGACTATTATGGCCTGGTTGAAAAAACCAATTTCCACCTTAAGGAACTCTTTGATTCATCCAATGATCTCATACAGATATTCAAACCCAATGGCGAATTTAGGTTTGTCAACGAAGCCTGGAGAAACAAGCTTGGATACAGAGAGGATGAAATATTTGACCTGAAATTTGTGGAAGTGGTGCACCCCGACCACCGCAAGCAAACCCTCCATAATCTCCTCAAAATCACAGCCGGTAGTCGCCTAGAACGATTCGAAACCGTACTGAAGACCAAGTATGGAAAGAATATCTACGTCATTGGTAAGCTCACCTGTGTTTTTGAAAATGACGAACCTGCCGAGTTCCGATGTGTCTTTTTTGATATTACAGAACGCTTCCGTGCAGAGCGAGCTCAGAGTCTTTACTACAAAATTGCCAACATCACCATCTCCCAAAACAGCCCGGAGGACTTCTATGGCAAAATATTTCAAGAGCTCAATGACATACTGAAAGTAAGAAACTTTAGTGTGGCGCTGAAGCAGGGTAAAACCTACCAGTATGCCTACTGGGTAAATGGAGATGAAGAAAAAACGGGAGTCAAATTCAAAAAAGATGTAGAGAAGCTACTGGCCGACTATACCTTCGAACGAGGCAAGCCCATGATCATCTACAGTGATGGGATAGAAAAAATCGCCAAACAGAAAAAAGTCAAACTCCAGGATAAGCTTCCAAATATATGGCTGGGTGTGCTGATACAGCTGGATAGCAGGCCCATAGGTGTGCTCTCGGTTTTTTCCTACCAGGACCAATCCGCCTACAACCACAAAGACCTGGAGCTATTGGATTTTATCTCGGGTCAGATCACCCTCTCCATGGAGCGCAAGCTCAACACGGAAAAGATTCAGAATCAGGGTGCGCGAATCAACGCCATTTTTGAAAGTAGTACCCACCAGATCTGGTCATTGGATTCTGAGCTCAGGTTCACCTCTTTCAACCAGAACTATGCCGAAGCCTTCGAGGCCTATTATGGCCATGAACCCAAAATAGGTATGAGCCTGAAAGACCAGGACCCACATACCATGTCTCATAAAGCCTCCGATTTTTGGCAAAAAAAATACGAGCACGTTTTCAAGGGAAACACCCTCAATTTTCAAACGAGCCAAAAAACCCTGGATGGACAAAAAGTGTGGCGTGACGTCTTCCTCAACCCCATTTTCCTGCCAGATGGGAGCATTCATGAGATTTCGGCCATAGCCAACGACATCACCGAGAAAAAGCTATCAGAAACAGCCCTGATGGAGAGCGAAGAAAAGTTCAGAAACATTTTCGAATCCTTTCAGGATATCTATTTCCGCTGCAATATGGACGGGATCATATCCCTGGTGAGTCCGTCAGTGAAGCGAGTCCTTGGTTTCTACCAGGAAGAGGTGGTCGGTAAAAAAATTACCGACTATTTCATTTCCAAATCCAAACTTTCGGACCTCTTCAAGGAGCTGTATAAAGACAAGCAAGTTCAGAACTACGAAGGTGTAGTAGTGACCAAAGAAGGCAATGAAATTCAGTTTTTGAGCAACGTAAGATTAATCAAGCGTAGAAAAAACAAATATGAAATAGAAGGTGTAGCACGTGACTTCACCCGACTGAAAGAGACCAACAGACAGCTGCGAGAAGCCAAAGAACTGGCCGAGCGCTCCCTGCAAATCAAAGAACGATTTCTAGCCAATATGAGTCACGAAATCAGAACCCCTATGAACGGTATCATAGGCATGATAGACCTCATCGGGTCCACCCAGCTAGATAAGGAGCAGTCAGAATACATCCGTACCATCAAAAAATCTTCAGACAGCCTGCTTCACATCCTCAATGACATCCTGGACCTCTCCAAGATAGAAGCGGGAAAAATGAAGCTCAGACTTCAGCCCGTACGTCTGATAGACACTTTCGAGAAAGTCTATGAACTATACTCCCAGCAGGCACACCTGAGCAATAACACACTGTATTATCACCTGGACGATCAGCTGCCGGAGTACATTATGGCCGACGAGACGCGCCTCACTCAGGTGCTTTCCAATCTGACCTCCAATGCCATCAAGTTTTCTCCCAAAAAGGGAAATATCAACCTGAGTATACGTGTGCTAAACCGTCAGGACAACTGCTACCGATTCAAGGTTTTCATTAAAGACTCAGGGATCGGGATTTACCAGAATGATATCGAAAAACTGTTTCAGAATTTTAGCCAGATAGATAGCTCCAGCAGCAAAAATTACTCAGGCACAGGCCTTGGGCTGGCCATCTCCAAGGAGCTGGTCAAATCAATGGGTGGAGAAATCGGCGTGGCCTCCACCCCTGGCTTGGGAAGTACCTTTTGGTTTACTTTTGAGGCCTACTCGATCAGCGCTGATGAGATCTCCGAAAAGACTGAAGAGAGTGTCTTTGTCAAACAGTTCACTGATTCGAGCCCCAGGATTCTTTTGGTGGACGACAATCAGATCAACAGAAATGTGGCCAAAAGTATCCTGCTCAAGTCGGGATGCGAGGTAGTGGAAGTTAGCAGCGGTCAGGAAGCGATCAAGGAAGTAAAAAAGAAGAAATTTGACCTGATTTTTATGGACATACAGATGCCTGACATGGATGGAGTGCAGGCTACTGCCAAAATCAAAAAGCTTAAACTGGATCACAGACCGCCTATAGTAGCCATGACCGCCTATTCCATGGAAGAGGATCGGGTGAAGTTTCTCAAGAAAGGATTGGACGATTACATCGCCAAGCCAATAAAAGCCAATAGTTTAATTGAAAAAGTCAAAACTTGGTTGCATTTTGAGCCAAAATCAGTAAGTTCTGAAGTTTTTAATGAAAGCGCTGAAGAGCTCGTCATCAACCAAAACACACTCAACCACCTTTATAAGTACGGAGGCCGCGAACTGATCGAAAGTGTACTGAGTGATTTTGACGAGGAAGCTACAGCGCAAGTGGCTAGTGTTACAGATTTTGCCGGCAAGAAAGAGTACGAATCTATGCGCAGGGAACTACATACCTTAAAAGGTAATGCTGGCACCTTGGGCATTGAACGTCTGGCAGCCGTGGCCAAAGAGATGGAGAAAAAACTTAAAAGTAAGGACTATAAATACATGAATAAGCAGCTCGGTGAATTGAAAAAATGTCTTACTGAATTTAAAGAGAGTTACGCTAATTTTTTAACCACCTGA
- the pfkA gene encoding 6-phosphofructokinase, which produces MKSIGVFTSGGDAPGMNACIRSVVRTGLYLGLDVYGIKYGYNGMIDGDIYKMKSYSVSNIVQRGGTILKSARSKDFMTKEGRAKAYEQLKKRGIEGLVAIGGDGTFTGANIFYEEYGIPIVGAPGTIDNDLYGSDYTIGFDTAVNTALDAIDKIRDTANSHDRVFFIEVMGRHSGYIAIQSGIGGGAELVMVPETSTTIGDVIQTLKEGRDNQKTSSIVVVAEGGEQGDALEVAAKVAKELPDLDIRVSTLGHIQRGGSPTSYDRILSSRLGMAAVEGLVNGEKNVMVGVVNDKIAYTSFKLAISKAKPINPELMRLVDILSI; this is translated from the coding sequence ATGAAAAGTATTGGTGTTTTTACATCAGGAGGTGACGCGCCAGGCATGAATGCCTGTATCCGATCTGTGGTGAGAACAGGGCTATATCTTGGTCTGGATGTCTATGGTATCAAATATGGATACAATGGCATGATAGACGGTGACATTTACAAAATGAAGTCATACTCGGTGAGCAATATTGTTCAGCGAGGGGGTACCATCCTGAAGTCTGCCAGGTCTAAAGACTTTATGACCAAGGAAGGTCGTGCAAAGGCTTATGAGCAACTGAAAAAAAGAGGAATAGAGGGCCTGGTGGCTATTGGTGGTGACGGTACATTCACCGGAGCCAACATCTTCTACGAAGAATATGGGATTCCCATCGTGGGAGCACCAGGCACCATAGACAATGATCTTTATGGCTCCGATTACACGATCGGATTTGATACAGCGGTGAATACTGCTCTAGATGCCATTGATAAAATACGTGATACAGCAAACTCACACGATCGGGTGTTCTTTATAGAAGTAATGGGCCGACACAGTGGGTATATCGCCATCCAAAGTGGAATAGGCGGTGGAGCTGAACTGGTGATGGTGCCAGAAACCTCCACTACAATCGGGGACGTAATTCAAACATTGAAGGAAGGGCGCGACAATCAAAAAACTTCTTCCATCGTAGTGGTGGCCGAAGGCGGCGAGCAAGGTGATGCACTGGAAGTGGCCGCCAAAGTAGCCAAAGAGCTGCCTGACCTGGACATCAGAGTTTCCACTCTCGGTCACATCCAAAGAGGTGGATCTCCCACATCTTATGATCGTATCCTTTCATCCAGACTGGGTATGGCTGCTGTGGAAGGACTGGTAAATGGCGAAAAGAATGTGATGGTAGGTGTGGTCAATGACAAAATTGCCTATACGAGCTTCAAGCTTGCCATCTCCAAAGCCAAACCCATCAACCCGGAGTTGATGCGACTGGTAGACATTTTAAGCATTTAA
- a CDS encoding M1 family aminopeptidase yields the protein MRTLLVSLVLCVLSTVAYSQTEIAHCNRSSGMDVEASDPVSDHFDMKYLWLDLAADNLSTSISGSSTLLVEIIQEEPNEFILELIDELDVLKVTVDGKEVNFTHHQDLLYISRPASVHTGDLVSISVTYEGTPNPASAGIFSGINNAQSKAWGNQITWTLSEPFNAKTWWPAKQDLNDKIDSVSVHITVPNHLKVGSNGTLTRSLSLIDGKTRHEWKSTYPMAYYLVAFTVGEYVEYNNYAKPTALSGDSIFIQNYLYNNPETLPYYKDELDMIPEMMELFSELFGLYPFHQEKYGHVMAPFSGGMEHQTMSSMGIFTFGLDAHELGHQWFGDHVTCVTWNDIWINEGFARYCEYIAAEKLLSVKNARAIMEDDMLSVTGTDTGSVYIPLDEKLTDSRIFQYRLTYLKGGLLINMIRELVDDDALFFRTLRIYLQEYGGRSASGEDFRAVLERETKMDFGSFFQQWYYGGGFPVFDITWTKLAGDTLGISIHQSTTDDVPFFSTPLEFQITFKSGQVKRLLLRPEENTQFFKVPASGQVKTLTFDPDKWLIKKVNSFHQVDENGNIILSASYQSPEELIVFPNPATTEIHLNRKINSIKIYDTTGRSILLIQLNHQVQTIDISELNPGLYFFQATDDSQLWNGKFLKE from the coding sequence ATGAGAACGCTCCTTGTTTCCCTTGTTCTTTGTGTGCTGTCCACAGTGGCCTATTCACAAACAGAAATAGCCCACTGCAACCGATCATCCGGTATGGATGTGGAGGCATCCGATCCTGTGTCGGATCATTTTGATATGAAATACCTGTGGCTTGATCTCGCAGCTGACAATCTCTCTACCAGCATTTCAGGTTCATCCACCTTGCTCGTGGAAATCATCCAGGAAGAACCCAATGAGTTTATACTGGAACTGATCGATGAACTGGATGTGCTCAAGGTGACTGTAGATGGGAAGGAAGTAAACTTCACCCATCATCAGGACCTCCTATACATATCCCGCCCAGCAAGTGTGCATACGGGTGATCTTGTTTCGATTTCAGTAACCTATGAGGGCACCCCCAACCCTGCCTCCGCCGGTATTTTCTCTGGCATAAACAACGCACAGTCCAAGGCCTGGGGCAATCAAATCACCTGGACCCTCTCCGAACCATTCAACGCCAAAACCTGGTGGCCAGCCAAGCAGGACCTTAATGATAAAATAGACTCAGTGAGTGTACACATCACCGTTCCCAACCACCTCAAAGTGGGTTCCAACGGGACACTAACCAGAAGCCTTAGCCTGATTGATGGAAAAACACGTCATGAATGGAAATCTACCTATCCCATGGCTTACTATCTGGTGGCCTTTACTGTGGGCGAGTATGTAGAATATAATAATTACGCCAAACCCACCGCGCTCTCCGGTGACTCCATTTTCATCCAAAACTACCTATACAACAACCCGGAGACCCTGCCCTACTACAAGGACGAACTTGACATGATACCTGAAATGATGGAGCTTTTCTCTGAGCTTTTTGGACTCTATCCCTTTCATCAGGAAAAATATGGCCATGTCATGGCCCCATTCAGTGGAGGTATGGAGCATCAAACCATGAGTTCAATGGGTATTTTCACTTTTGGATTGGACGCACATGAGCTTGGACACCAGTGGTTTGGTGATCATGTGACCTGTGTTACCTGGAATGACATCTGGATCAATGAAGGCTTTGCGCGATATTGCGAATACATCGCTGCTGAAAAACTGCTCTCGGTCAAAAATGCCCGGGCCATCATGGAGGATGATATGCTCAGTGTGACAGGTACGGACACCGGTTCTGTCTATATCCCTCTGGATGAGAAACTGACCGATTCGAGAATTTTTCAATACAGACTTACCTATCTGAAAGGTGGGCTGCTGATCAACATGATTCGGGAGCTGGTCGATGATGATGCGCTCTTTTTTAGAACCTTGCGCATCTATCTTCAGGAATATGGTGGTCGATCTGCGTCTGGAGAAGATTTCAGAGCGGTACTGGAGCGAGAGACCAAAATGGACTTTGGTTCCTTTTTTCAGCAATGGTATTACGGTGGAGGATTCCCCGTTTTTGATATCACCTGGACCAAATTGGCGGGAGACACCCTGGGTATAAGCATTCATCAGTCCACAACGGACGATGTGCCCTTTTTCTCCACCCCTTTGGAGTTTCAAATTACTTTTAAAAGTGGGCAGGTCAAACGGTTATTACTTCGCCCTGAGGAGAACACCCAATTCTTCAAAGTGCCAGCCAGTGGCCAGGTAAAGACTTTGACATTTGATCCTGATAAGTGGCTGATTAAAAAAGTGAACTCCTTCCATCAGGTGGATGAAAATGGAAATATTATTTTGAGCGCCAGCTACCAATCTCCAGAGGAGTTAATCGTATTTCCTAACCCTGCCACCACTGAGATCCACCTGAATCGAAAAATCAACTCCATCAAAATATATGATACCACCGGACGCAGCATCCTGCTGATTCAGCTCAATCACCAGGTGCAAACGATCGACATTAGTGAGCTCAATCCGGGTTTATACTTCTTTCAGGCAACAGATGATTCACAGCTCTGGAATGGAAAGTTTTTGAAGGAGTGA
- a CDS encoding MBL fold metallo-hydrolase, with amino-acid sequence MIITFLGTGTSQGVPVIACDCEVCTSIDFRDKRTRASIHIEVDGLSLVVDTGPDFRTQILRERVKRLDAVLYTHAHKDHTAGMDDIRSFNFRQQMDMPVYASSEVITQLKKEFSYVFAEQKYPGVPQVKIHEINNDPFNIHGVTVNPIQVMHYQLPVFGFRIGDFTYITDANAIPEAEKEKIKGSKILVLNALQKKAHISHFTLAEAIAMAEELGAEQTYFTHMSHSMGKHRDVELELPEGIDFAFDGLKVTL; translated from the coding sequence TTGATCATTACTTTTTTAGGTACCGGCACCTCCCAGGGTGTGCCCGTCATAGCCTGTGATTGCGAAGTTTGCACCTCCATTGATTTTCGTGACAAACGTACACGAGCGTCCATTCATATAGAAGTAGACGGACTCAGTCTGGTAGTAGATACTGGCCCTGACTTCAGAACTCAAATACTCAGGGAACGCGTCAAAAGGTTGGATGCTGTCTTGTATACCCATGCGCACAAGGATCACACAGCTGGCATGGATGACATTCGCAGCTTCAATTTCAGGCAGCAAATGGATATGCCCGTATATGCTTCCTCTGAGGTAATCACCCAGCTCAAAAAAGAATTTTCATACGTCTTTGCCGAGCAGAAATATCCTGGTGTGCCTCAGGTCAAAATTCATGAAATCAACAACGATCCCTTCAATATTCACGGGGTAACGGTCAATCCCATCCAGGTGATGCACTATCAGCTGCCGGTATTTGGATTCAGAATCGGCGACTTCACCTACATCACCGATGCAAACGCCATACCGGAGGCTGAAAAGGAAAAAATCAAAGGCTCCAAAATACTGGTGCTGAATGCACTGCAAAAAAAGGCGCATATCAGCCATTTCACACTGGCAGAAGCCATTGCCATGGCGGAAGAGCTAGGTGCTGAACAGACCTACTTTACACACATGAGCCACTCCATGGGTAAACACCGCGATGTAGAGCTGGAGCTTCCTGAAGGCATTGACTTTGCCTTCGACGGCCTTAAGGTCACCTTGTGA